The genomic window gagagtcacaattttttattttttatttctgtGCTGATGGCAATATTTCCTGTTGGGCCGTTCGGACATCGAGACCCACCAACACACGTCCAGACAAAAAAGACACCCTACCCACAGCATTATCGAACAGTATTATATACAAATTGGCACAACTAGTGCCGGTTTGTCTAAGAAGCTAAGAAGTTGTAGCTGAAAACTTGATCTATATACAAAGGAGCTAATAAGGCATGGAGGCCCATGGGCTTTCTCGAGCTCGCTCGGCACTCTGGCCCGATATGTGACGTTCACTGGACAGGGCAGTGAAAGTGAACGCCTCCAATCTGTTGCCATGGCGGCCTCCGTCTCCCTCCATCCCTAACCTCGGGCCTTGAGCACACCGAGTCCCAGCCCCAAAGCCTCCTGACCTTGGTTAGCTTCTGCTTCTCCATCCATGCGAGGGCGACAATGGCGACCGCCTCCGTCGCCGCCTCCCTTCCCCtccgtctcctcctccctccgcgGCTGTTCCGCGGGAGGAGGGCGGTGAGGTGGCCGCGGCCGATTAGGGCTTCGGCGTCGAGCAACGCCAGTGACGTCGCAGGCGGGGAGCGGAAGCTGGGGGCTCTGGAGAGCAGGGCGGGAGATCTGAGGGCGCTCATCGCCTCCGTGCCTCCTGCTGTTGCTTCGGTAATTACCTCTCCCTCTCTGGGTACTTCGTTTTTGAACATTTGGATTGCGGGATTGGTTAGTGTCAGCACGAGATGGCAATTGCTGTGGAGAGAAGGGATACAACATATTAGTAGATAAATTGCGACGAGTGCGGGGGAGGTTTTTGAACGAGAGCAAAAGCAAATCACAGTTGTGTTCCCTATGATCATACTCCTGAACAACCAAGTGGCAAATTGATATTAATTTGGACGGACAATCTTTTGAATTGATTAGTACACAGTGGTACGAAACTCTTGGCTGCATAGATTATAGATATTCTGAAGACATGGGGTGCAGAATACTATCATCTGTGGTTAGACACCCCTTATTTCTTTGTCTGTGATCTTCATCCACCAAACCTTTAAGGTCATCAACAATTTTCAGTACATCAGGGAACTGGTTTTAAACAATGAAGGCAATTTATTTCTTTTATTGCGtgccttccttttcttttttagcATAAGAACAATTACCTTTTCTGCTTTAACATGTTCATCCTTGAGTTGTACCAGTGCTATGTTGTGTACTTCATATTCTTACTTTCTCTTTTCATGCAGATCCAGAAAAACATTGGCCCAAATTTTGTTGCTGGTTTCTGTGTTGGCATTGCACTTTTGGCTGCTGCTGCAAGACAGGTCATCATAAGAAGTCGAGAGCATGATAATAGAGGTTCTGTTGCTGATCTAGTAAGGCGTGGACAATTAAAATCAGGGCAACGAGGGACGTACGTCACTAATTCCTTCATTTCCTTGAAGTTGCATTTTGTATTCTCATTGATGTATTGCTGGGTTTATGGATGCTTGATTATCGTTTGGACTATAGCTTCTGTTTTAATGATCATGTTTTAACATAAGACTTGAAACTTGTCTACGTGACTTGGTCATGTCACATTTTATACTAATTAATTTTCTGTTAAGTGATCTTATCATTGTGCTTATGCTTGTGAGGAGTTACTGTCCCTAGTTACTTGTTCCATGCCATTGCAAAGCCTCGCCATAGACCCATAGTTTTCGCATGTTGTCTGTTTCCTGGTATGGGCACAGGAATTCAACTTTCAGAAACTAATTACAGGGTTCGTTTACCTTTGAATTGTGCAATAATCATGACTGAAGTAATTCCTTCCTGCAGTGCAAAGCTCCGCACATACGATGATCCTTTcaataatccattagtcaagatTGATGAGGGTACATCTACTGCACAAATGTTTGGCAAGGAGTACCGTTTGGCTCCTGTTAGGCTTACGAAAGAGCAACAAGAAATGCATCAAAAGAGGAGATCACGTGCATATCAGTGGAAAAGGCCAACCGTGTTTCTCAGGGAAGGTGATTCCTTACCTCCAGATGTCGATCCAGATACAGTTAGATGGATTCCAGCAAACCATCCTTTTGCTGCTGCTTCAAGTGAAGTAGATGAGGAGACTGCCAAACAGAATGTCTATCAAAAGGATGGCGTCCCATCCCGTGTTAAGGCTGAGCATGAAGCTTTGCAGGCAAGGCTAGAGGCTTCAAATGATGTGAGTACTTTGCCGATGAACATGATCTTCTTGACATTTAAAATGACAACAATATATCTATTAGATCCTCCCTTCTGTCAAATCAAAATTGATTATATATTGATAAAGCTCCAAGCCTAGTCTGACAAAAGGACCAACCACATTGTGTACTTTTGTTAATCACCAGCCTTCCACAATATTGATTCTGAATCCCAACGATGCTTTGCAGGTTTCCAAACTCCCTTCGGATCCAAGGAGTATGCAGCGTAATGAGAGACCGACGAGATTATCAGGCAAGCCATCTGAAAATCTTCAGAGATCAGAGTTTGAGAACCAAGATAGACTACTGGCTATTGAGTCTGGTAAACATAGCTCTGATGGAGGTTTACAATCAAATGAGCCAGAAGGGCAATAAAATTTGTGTACTTCAGCTCTTTGATGATATTTGCTTGGTTGCGTAGTGTTATCAGCTTTTAGGCTGTGGCTGTAGATAGAGAAGTTTTGGAACAGTGGCCTTACCGGTTTACATAGTGAGCAGTTAATATGGAAGTCGCTTGACGTGTTGTGAATGGATATTTATTCTGACGAGtactttttttttgaggaaattcTGACGAGTACATGGGTACTGGGTAGCTTCGCCAGGCCATAACCGACTCTTATGGACTAGGGTAGGCTGGGCCGATTGGCCGAGGATAAACACGACTGAAGTTTTAATCGGTGTGCTGCGTTGCACTGCCATTTGCACGGATTCCACTAAAGCAGGGGACAATTCCAGGTTCCAGCACAGGAATCACATTTATCTCAATAGTGAACCCATCAGTCGGATGTGATTGTAAATAGCTAAGCAACACTATCGTTGATTCTCAGGGGTTGCCTGTTTGTAACCATACCCGGAGCCTGAGACTCGAACTTGGGACAAAGACAAACACACATCTCATCCCCTGTACTTGACATCGAACGGAGCACTCGGTGCATAATAAGCAATACAAGTACTCCTTATTCACTGGATGTAGTGCACCCCGCCTGACGTGTTTCAGAGGTATTTAAGATGCAAACTATGCACGCTTTTTCATCCGCTGAAGTTATCTTTTTTGTTTGTGGTTCTACAATACCATCATTTTCCTATTGCACCATAAAATAGTCCAGAAAGTTTTCCCCTGGAGGATTCAAGGGAGTTAAAGTTCATAATAATACATCTTACAAGGCTAGAACACCCAACTGgcacaaaattttcactaaagaACAAGACATTCAGCACGTTCGGCTGGTATAGTCcgggcttgtttcagcttattctctctcacagaatactattcaatcatccaaaaccaacCAAAATCTACTGTTCAATTTACCATCCGAACGCGCTGATTATCATGAGAAAGGCCCTAGGTGGCGAGAGGCTCATCGGCTTACAAAACCATCTTTCCATCATCTGCAGCCCTGTCTGGGAGTCAGCGGTAAGGTGGAACTACATGAATTGCCTTGATATCCTCAAAtgcctcttcatcatcatcaccaaaCATGGCTGCCATTTTCATGGCTAGCTTTGCAGCCATCTCCCTCCTTTGGAAGTCAGGCATGAGCCTTAGGTTGGATCGCATGTTACCAATCTCTGACATGATTTTCTCCAGGTCATCCAGACCATAATGCTCGTCCTCAAAAAGATGGTTAGCCTCTGGAAGATCACTTTGATCATCCTCAGTGCTATATGCTGTGGTCGTGTCCACATGATCGCTATTGTCGGTTTTGTTGCTCCAAGTTATAGTATTCTCTTCAGCAGTTTCTGTGGGCGTGTTACTCGGGAGAGGGTTGGATGCTGAAGAGTCAATACCAGCCTTCACCACTTGATGTGTGTGATCCTGCGTACCATCAACCTCATTTGATCTCTCAAAGCTTCTGGATGTACTTGTCTCGCCAACAAATTCCCACTGGTCATCAGATCCATGAGACAGGACCTCATACTCAAAATCATAGTTGGATTCATCATCTGTAGATTCTGTCAGAAAAATGAATAATCAAGGACATGTAATGCATTATTTTAAATTCAATAATTTAAAGTAGTTTACTGGTGCAAAGATTTCACAAGATATTTTATGTAAAAGAGGGACAGCAAATTCTAATAGCTGAAATTACTTAATAGAGAAACTTTCTAAGCATGCCATGCCGTCCCATAGTTTTTCAATAGTTCGGAATAAGCAAGGCACAGATCAACAATCATCAGTGCCAATTTACTCATTTATGGCATTTCACTACCTTCTTTTTCAACCAAGGATGGGGCAGTTATTCTGTTTCCAGATTTCAGAATCATTCCAGGCCACATATGTGCAGAAAGAGCTCCAAAGAGTCGCTCTAAGCCTTGGCTATCACCATCCACTGATAGACCTGTTAGTTTGAATAAACATCAATTAAGATAGAAACAACCACGGCTCCTATAGGATATAATCCTTCTTCTATTGGAGTCCATAAAAGATACAAGTTTTCATTGGGTATAAAATAATTAACTGATGCTCAATTTAGAGATCATGGTAATAGATTGCTTACTGGAAATAAGAAAAGCCTAATGGCAAAAAGTGTAGAAACTTGAGGAGAAAAAACTTAACAGTTACAGGTTTACAACCGAGGAGACAACTTACACTTATCAAAGTCAGCATTGGAAGCACAGGCCTCAATATATTCTATGTTCTGCTCAATGCACCACTGTGCAGTAGAGTTTCTGATCTCTATGCATGGCTCTTCCTCAGATAACAAGCTACAACCCTCACTTTCATTTATCCCAAAATCGAAATAATCAGGGTGTGGATCAGAACTTGACTCCCCAAGCTTTTGCATACGCCTCCTATATTCTATATGTGCGCTATGACCAGGTACAAGATCTGCTTTATTTCCAATGCATAACAAGACCTCAAACCTCTGGATATCAACATTGGCAGCCCAGCTTTGCAGAGTAAGCAAGGTGGATTCCTGCATAATTAGTTAAGGCTGTTACCCTACTGTAGCACTGAGGATAAAAAAATTGAACTCTGAAAATTATAAGGTTCAGAATCTTTAAACGCTAAGACAGAAAGCACAATAAAGGTTGAATGAGAACACAGGTTCAATACGGACATCATTCATATCAAAGACCATAACGAGAGCAGCCACCCGGTCTAGATGAGGGAGGGAACCAAGAGAAAATTCTTCACCAAGATTTGCTGTCCAGATGGAAAGATCAGCTGAATAATACTTTGTTTCAATTGTCCACCTGCATGGCAATCAGTACCAAAATAAATTATATCATGCATTAGAAGATTTAACTGAAAACAATGCTTTCTACTTCTATATATAAGTAGGAGTATTTGACATTTCTCACAGACAAAAAAGTAATTAGACAAGATGCTATTACATACCCCTGACACAGCACACCGGATGACAAGTCATGCACGTCAGGTATTTCCGCTGCAAGCAACCCTGAAGTTCATGGTGAAATGAAAATGGTCAGGAAATAATAAGCACAAGCACCAGTAAATAGCAAATTTTGCAATATCAGATAATTTCTTATTTTAGCAAAGCATGTAAACTTAAATATCTGCTCCACCGCCCAGCGAATTCATCAATTATCAAGGTAATGGTTGAAACTAGAAGCGTTAATTTATCAGCTAAAACCGTACAAGCTTGTCATCTTGTGTcttctcttctctatctactCCATATCAATACCCTTTTTTACTTTGTCCATTCATCAAAAATCAAATCACAGATGGACCACGAGATCTTCTCCTCCTGCTCACGACGCGAACACGTCGGATTGAAATCCTAAATAGTTCAGCTACTCTATCCGCTCGATGTTTCGCATTCAAATCGGGAGAAGAAAACCCAAACATAAGGAAAGGAGGACAGCGAGATCTCACGGGAGAGGATGGTTCGCTTGCCGACGCCCGGGGCGCCGACGAGGAGGACACCGGGCCGCGCCTCCAGGGATCCCTCCATGGCCTCGCGCCAAACCACTGTACCCTAACACCGGATCAGAAGTTCCCCGGCTTTGGTTTGCTCGTCGCCGAATGGGAAGTTCGGAGACTCCACGCGCGAGTACGAGAGACAAGGAAGACAGTACGACACGTTAACATCAACTTTACGCTTTCATTTTGAGATGGCGTAATTTCGTTTTTCGCTAGTGCTCTCTCCAACCCGGCAACCCGCAACCAAACTTCATGGACCGAATTGGACGATGCGATTTTGCACTCAGCAGCGTACCGCAAGGCGGCAATCGTTTGAATGGTGGCGTCCCCATggccgccaccgcctcctcctcctcctccggcggttGCCTCCCCGGTCACGCAGGCGTTTGCCGACGCACTGCGTTCGTGCGGTGCGCTCACCGGCGCCCGCGCGCTGCACGGCCGCCTCGTCGCCGTGGGCCTCGCGTCCGCCGTCTTCCTACAGAACACACTCCTCCACGCCTACCTCTCCTGCGGAGCCCTCTCCGACGCCCGCCGCCTGCTTCTGACGGACGTCGCCCACCCCCAACGTCATCACCCACAACGTCATGCTGAATGGGTACGTCAAGCTCGGCCGACTGAGCGATGCCGTGGAGCTGTTCGGTAGAATGCCCGCGAGAGACGTGGCCTCGTGAAACACGCTCGTGTCCGGGTACTTTCAGAGCCGACAGTACTTGGCTTCTTTGGAAAGCTTTGTGTCCATGCACCGAAGTGGTGATTCGTCGCCAAATGCATTCACATTCGCATATGCCATGGAGTCTTGTGGTGCCCTTGGACAGCACAGTTTGGCGCTGCAGCTGCCTGGGATGGTTCAGAAGTTCGGTTCCCAGGTGTTAGATTCGGGGCCACCGACCATGGTTAAGGTTGGACGTCCTCGATCAGGACGTGGATAAAGACTTAATTGGTCATTGAGCCAAACTAATAGAATTAATCTAGCATTCTCCCCCTTATCTCATTTTatgagtgcttgtttagttcttaaaaagtttttcaaaaagtgctacagtagccatcacatcgaatcttacgctacgtgtatggagcattaaatatagacgaaaaaaactaattgcacagtttggttggaaattgcgagactaacgttttgagcctaattactccatgattgaacactaattccaaataaaaacgaaagtgctacagtagccagattcctaaatttcgcgaactaaacacagcctgacttaaacttaacttactttatcttgttctcattccatcacagatcagagCATAAAGCGTGTCTCATCGTCATGGTCTGTTgctattagattaaacagctacaatgcacctctctgttttgaaacagattctcaactaggccttcattgtccaggaatcataggcttttccttaaatccatgccggctaagtgttctctgaacacgttaggtggtaagccttttataagcggatccaCGGGTattttttctgttcttatatgctcaagactaattatatgattccggactttgtctttcacaacataatactttatgtcaatgtgtttggcagcaccacttgatttATTGTTacgagcataacatactgctggattattatcgcagtataacttgagtggtttatgtatgtcgtctaccactttcaacccgggcatgaatttcttcagccaattcacctgacctgtggcctcataacatgctacaaactcggcatacattgtggacgatgtagtgacgggttgctttgagcttttccacgatatagctcctcctgcgagagtgaatatgtatcatgacgtggactttctgtcatctcccgcataatcaaaaTCTGTATACCCTTCTAtatgcagggaatcagatcttctgtacgttagcatgagacccttcgtactttacaggtaacgcaaaacttttTTTACAAATTTTCAATGTTttattcctagattactctgatatctgtcaagtaacccagtaacaaatgATAAGGCAggacgagtacacacttgagcatacaataaACTTACGACAGCTGAACTATAtgaaaccgctttcatttgatcgatctcatattggtttctgagacattgaaattccccatatctatcgTCCTTGAcaatgggagcaggtgaagacttataaTTTTGCATTCTGTATTTCTTTATAACTTTTTTTAAGTATggcttttgtgataatcctaaaaccctctTTTCTCTATATCGGTGAATCTCTATACATGTTCCACTAGCatacttgtcggtgttttggaccgagggatcctcaaccaactagtaaatttgtactgcgtgtttccgatcctagatggtgatgcaaagagacacaaggcttatactggttcaggcaatcagtgccctacatccagtctaagagatcgatcttgtattccttgcaccgaagtgcttgtagtagggggttacaagctgggtgagagagggagctagtcccaagtctcGGCGTGGAGTGATACGGGctacttgagacgttgctctcagaccGTGGGGGCGTATGTGTGTTACAGGGTATTGTTTTTTGTGTGTCCATGTGTCCCCCCCCCGAAATGGCCTAAGTCCtatccttttatagttgaagggaggacaagggtagttgttgacaccgttttttgcacgtgtcaaaataatcggagtggactaatcggcagggggaaagttattgaatactttgatagccgatgaaagccagcttgtaaagatggttgccgatggctggtaatggtcgatggaaaggttgatttggactcgggcgttgccgatgaggttggaggtgttattgtcgatgccgatgaagggagga from Miscanthus floridulus cultivar M001 chromosome 11, ASM1932011v1, whole genome shotgun sequence includes these protein-coding regions:
- the LOC136491153 gene encoding uncharacterized protein isoform X2, with the translated sequence MEGSLEARPGVLLVGAPGVGKRTILSRLLAAEIPDVHDLSSGVLCQGWTIETKYYSADLSIWTANLGEEFSLGSLPHLDRVAALVMVFDMNDESTLLTLQSWAANVDIQRFEVLLCIGNKADLVPGHSAHIEYRRRMQKLGESSSDPHPDYFDFGINESEGCSLLSEEEPCIEIRNSTAQWCIEQNIEYIEACASNADFDKCLSVDGDSQGLERLFGALSAHMWPGMILKSGNRITAPSLVEKEDDESNYDFEYEVLSHGSDDQWEFVGETSTSRSFERSNEVDGTQDHTHQVVKAGIDSSASNPLPSNTPTETAEENTITWSNKTDNSDHVDTTTAYSTEDDQSDLPEANHLFEDEHYGLDDLEKIMSEIGNMRSNLRLMPDFQRREMAAKLAMKMAAMFGDDDEEAFEDIKAIHVVPPYR
- the LOC136491153 gene encoding uncharacterized protein isoform X1, with the protein product MEGSLEARPGVLLVGAPGVGKRTILSRLLAAEIPDVHDLSSGVLCQGWTIETKYYSADLSIWTANLGEEFSLGSLPHLDRVAALVMVFDMNDESTLLTLQSWAANVDIQRFEVLLCIGNKADLVPGHSAHIEYRRRMQKLGESSSDPHPDYFDFGINESEGCSLLSEEEPCIEIRNSTAQWCIEQNIEYIEACASNADFDKCLSVDGDSQGLERLFGALSAHMWPGMILKSGNRITAPSLVEKEESTDDESNYDFEYEVLSHGSDDQWEFVGETSTSRSFERSNEVDGTQDHTHQVVKAGIDSSASNPLPSNTPTETAEENTITWSNKTDNSDHVDTTTAYSTEDDQSDLPEANHLFEDEHYGLDDLEKIMSEIGNMRSNLRLMPDFQRREMAAKLAMKMAAMFGDDDEEAFEDIKAIHVVPPYR
- the LOC136491154 gene encoding protein MULTIPLE CHLOROPLAST DIVISION SITE 1-like, producing the protein MATASVAASLPLRLLLPPRLFRGRRAVRWPRPIRASASSNASDVAGGERKLGALESRAGDLRALIASVPPAVASIQKNIGPNFVAGFCVGIALLAAAARQVIIRSREHDNRGSVADLVRRGQLKSGQRGTAKLRTYDDPFNNPLVKIDEGTSTAQMFGKEYRLAPVRLTKEQQEMHQKRRSRAYQWKRPTVFLREGDSLPPDVDPDTVRWIPANHPFAAASSEVDEETAKQNVYQKDGVPSRVKAEHEALQARLEASNDVSKLPSDPRSMQRNERPTRLSGKPSENLQRSEFENQDRLLAIESGKHSSDGGLQSNEPEGQ